One Candidatus Methylomirabilota bacterium DNA window includes the following coding sequences:
- a CDS encoding metal-sulfur cluster assembly factor: MTPTREAILESLKEVYDPEIPVDIVNLGLVYDVAADGGRVTVTMTMTSPGCPVGDFLAQEVERVIRALGDVETVRVQLVWDPPWSPEKMSVQGRKILGW, from the coding sequence ATGACGCCCACGCGAGAGGCGATCCTGGAATCGTTGAAAGAGGTCTACGACCCCGAGATTCCCGTGGACATCGTGAACCTCGGGTTGGTCTACGACGTCGCGGCGGACGGCGGGCGCGTCACGGTGACGATGACCATGACGTCGCCGGGCTGCCCGGTGGGCGATTTCCTGGCCCAGGAGGTAGAGCGGGTGATCCGGGCGCTCGGCGACGTCGAGACCGTGCGGGTGCAGCTCGTGTGGGATCCCCCCTGGAGCCCCGAGAAGATGAGCGTCCAGGGCCGGAAGATCCTCGGCTGGTAG
- a CDS encoding hemerythrin domain-containing protein has product MDIKIPEPLKIEHEELHAELVALTRAPGKVGEAARHVADLLHPHFVKEEEYALPPLGLLASIARRGVTPDMRAVVGMTERLKKELSEMLDEHQQVIGALDELAAAGRAEQRQDAERFAGKLRLHAQTEEQVLYPAAILVGEQVRARLGI; this is encoded by the coding sequence ATGGACATCAAGATCCCCGAGCCGTTGAAGATCGAGCACGAGGAGCTGCACGCCGAGCTGGTGGCGCTCACCAGGGCCCCGGGCAAGGTCGGCGAGGCCGCCCGCCACGTGGCGGACCTGCTGCACCCGCACTTCGTCAAGGAGGAGGAGTACGCGCTGCCGCCTCTGGGGCTGCTCGCCAGCATCGCGCGGCGGGGTGTCACGCCGGACATGCGCGCCGTGGTCGGCATGACCGAACGCCTGAAGAAGGAGCTGTCCGAAATGCTCGACGAGCACCAGCAGGTGATCGGAGCGCTCGACGAGCTTGCCGCGGCGGGACGGGCGGAACAGCGCCAGGACGCCGAGCGCTTCGCCGGGAAGCTGAGGCTCCATGCCCAGACCGAGGAGCAGGTGCTGTATCCGGCGGCCATCCTCGTCGGCGAGCAGGTGCGGGCGCGGCTCGGGATCTGA
- a CDS encoding amidohydrolase family protein, which translates to MSWNGIPVIDLDSHIVERADRFYRDYLDPAYQDAYQQLCDAIARQAEAGSPYSLFGSRTSIVEPIEAGRPLGRRDTFGLTRRSAMEGGRKAFPPGRDDALPPIRPEVSWDVKARVEDMDRALVDIGVLYPTHVSSYCALRDPAFENALYRAYHRWVADFCAQAPRRLKWTVVANMRDVPAGVAEVRYWANRDPNLVGIYISPQAPDGKPLDNPDLHPLYAVAQELDLPLLAHGGTARPPYGPGTFDLDGSWFLLHSFSNPWAGMAALGALIGGGVFEIFPTLRVAIIETGGGWLPLALDRLDTHYLMSPNHVPNLKRLPREVLAEGRYFHAIDTWERSLPFCVQELGEDLWLFATDWPHGDTAWPESVEQVVKRPELTDRAKRKILSENALRLCPRLRG; encoded by the coding sequence ATGAGCTGGAACGGCATCCCGGTCATCGACCTCGACTCCCACATCGTGGAGCGGGCGGACCGCTTCTATCGCGACTACCTCGACCCCGCCTACCAGGATGCCTACCAGCAGCTCTGCGACGCCATCGCCCGGCAGGCGGAGGCGGGCAGCCCCTACTCGCTCTTCGGCAGCCGCACCTCGATCGTGGAGCCGATCGAGGCCGGGCGACCGCTGGGACGCCGCGACACGTTCGGGCTCACCCGGCGGTCCGCCATGGAAGGGGGCCGCAAGGCCTTTCCGCCGGGACGCGACGACGCGCTTCCGCCGATCCGCCCCGAGGTGAGCTGGGACGTCAAGGCCCGCGTGGAGGACATGGATCGGGCCCTGGTGGACATCGGCGTGCTGTATCCCACACACGTGTCGAGCTACTGCGCCCTGCGCGACCCGGCCTTCGAGAACGCGCTATACCGCGCCTACCACCGCTGGGTGGCCGACTTCTGCGCGCAGGCTCCGCGCCGGCTCAAGTGGACGGTGGTCGCCAACATGCGTGACGTTCCGGCCGGGGTTGCCGAGGTCCGCTACTGGGCCAACCGCGATCCGAATCTGGTCGGGATCTATATCTCCCCCCAGGCGCCCGACGGCAAGCCGCTCGACAACCCCGACCTGCACCCGCTCTACGCCGTCGCCCAGGAGCTCGACCTGCCGCTGCTCGCCCACGGCGGGACCGCCCGTCCACCCTACGGACCCGGCACGTTCGATCTGGACGGCTCCTGGTTCCTGCTCCACAGCTTCTCGAACCCCTGGGCCGGCATGGCCGCGCTGGGCGCGCTGATCGGCGGCGGCGTCTTCGAGATCTTTCCGACCCTGAGAGTGGCCATCATCGAGACCGGCGGCGGCTGGCTTCCCCTGGCCCTGGATCGCCTGGACACGCACTACCTCATGTCGCCCAACCACGTCCCGAACCTCAAGCGCCTGCCCCGCGAGGTCCTCGCCGAGGGGCGGTATTTCCACGCCATCGACACCTGGGAGCGCTCGCTGCCGTTCTGCGTGCAGGAGCTCGGCGAGGATCTGTGGCTCTTCGCCACCGACTGGCCGCACGGCGACACCGCGTGGCCGGAGAGCGTGGAGCAGGTGGTGAAGCGCCCGGAGCTCACGGACCGGGCCAAGCGGAAGATCCTCTCCGAGAACGCGCTGCGCCTCTGCCCGCGCCTGCGCGGTTAG
- a CDS encoding cation-transporting P-type ATPase: MIGSQRGLTAREAGDRRERYGANVIVETPPAQWQALARDTAKDPMLWFLGATGLLYAVVGQLGEALILLVALVPLVGMDAFLHWRSQASAEGLRSRLAQRAVVVRDGDRLEVSALDLVPGDLVVVVPGEPFPADGLIVSGAELQVDESTLTGEAYPVAKQPLPERVGPGPEPWVDTRHWGFAGTRLLTGQALLRVVFTGAETRYGEIVQSAVQGQRALTPLQSAIKNLVGLLVAVASVICLLLAVARLRQGYGWLDALVSAVTLAVAALPEEFPIVFTFFLGVGVYRLARRQALVRRAVSVENIGRITTVCSDKTGTITEGRLRLAQLRPAPGVDERELLRLAALASREESGDPLDLAIIADAALNEVRPDDAERLAVFPFTEGRKRETAIVRDKDGALLAVTKGATETILPMCDAGETERSRALAEVAALTEDAHKVIACAWRPLESRDGTPQEPAADFRLAGVLAFQDPVRPGVSEAVAACGQAGIHAIMVTGDHPSTARAVAREIGLGAPAARVITGDEMETLAARGDVVGLTGIDVVARATPVQKLTLVRGLQRGGEIVAVTGDGVNDVPALQAADVGIAMGERGTRSAREVAAIVLLDDNFRTIVRAISEGRQLFANLRTSFQYLLMIHAPFVVSALAIPLFGYPLLYLPVHIVWVELIIHPSALLVFQELPAGPLQQLMAPRRAILFRARDWLLIALVGAIITVAVLLAYVRSASEPGGVEHGRAAALATLALTSGFLTAALSRLRTPAAWLVSVASVASAVLLIQTPPLARILHLVPLHAEDWTLAVVAGLLAVLPVGLARVAWGKMAARHSHGRPPRHAGGGHGR, translated from the coding sequence CTGATCGGGTCGCAGCGCGGTCTCACCGCCCGTGAGGCCGGCGACAGACGCGAGCGGTACGGGGCCAACGTGATCGTCGAGACGCCGCCCGCGCAATGGCAGGCGCTCGCTCGCGACACCGCGAAGGACCCGATGCTCTGGTTCCTGGGGGCCACCGGCCTGCTCTATGCCGTGGTGGGGCAGCTCGGAGAGGCGCTGATCTTGCTGGTCGCGCTCGTGCCGCTGGTCGGGATGGACGCGTTCCTTCACTGGCGGAGCCAGGCCTCGGCGGAGGGACTCCGGAGCAGGCTCGCCCAGCGGGCCGTGGTGGTGCGTGACGGCGATCGGCTCGAGGTGAGCGCGCTGGACCTGGTGCCCGGGGATCTCGTCGTGGTGGTGCCGGGAGAGCCCTTTCCCGCCGACGGCCTCATCGTGTCGGGCGCCGAGCTCCAGGTGGACGAGTCGACCCTCACCGGCGAAGCCTACCCCGTGGCCAAGCAGCCGCTGCCCGAGCGCGTCGGCCCGGGGCCCGAGCCCTGGGTGGACACGCGGCACTGGGGCTTCGCGGGCACACGCCTGCTGACCGGGCAGGCGCTCCTGCGCGTGGTCTTCACGGGGGCCGAGACGCGCTACGGCGAGATCGTGCAGTCGGCCGTGCAAGGCCAGCGCGCGCTCACCCCGCTGCAGTCCGCCATCAAGAACCTCGTGGGGCTCCTGGTCGCCGTGGCCTCGGTGATCTGTCTGCTCCTGGCCGTGGCCCGCCTCCGCCAGGGCTACGGCTGGCTCGACGCCCTGGTGAGCGCCGTGACGCTCGCCGTCGCCGCGCTGCCCGAGGAGTTCCCCATCGTCTTCACGTTCTTCCTCGGCGTGGGCGTCTACCGCCTGGCCCGGCGGCAGGCGCTGGTGCGGCGAGCGGTCTCGGTGGAGAACATCGGACGCATCACGACGGTCTGTTCGGACAAGACCGGGACCATTACCGAGGGGCGGCTGCGTCTGGCCCAGCTTCGCCCGGCTCCCGGCGTCGACGAGCGTGAGCTCCTCCGCCTGGCCGCCCTGGCCTCTCGCGAGGAGAGCGGCGATCCGCTCGATCTCGCCATCATCGCCGACGCGGCGCTGAACGAGGTCCGGCCGGACGATGCCGAGCGCCTGGCCGTCTTCCCGTTCACCGAGGGCCGCAAGCGGGAGACGGCGATCGTGCGCGACAAGGACGGCGCGCTCCTCGCCGTCACCAAGGGCGCGACGGAGACGATCCTCCCCATGTGCGACGCGGGCGAAACCGAGCGCTCGCGCGCGCTGGCCGAGGTCGCCGCCCTGACCGAGGACGCCCACAAGGTCATCGCCTGCGCCTGGCGACCCCTGGAGAGCCGGGACGGCACGCCGCAGGAGCCCGCCGCGGATTTTCGCCTGGCCGGGGTGCTGGCTTTCCAGGACCCGGTCCGCCCGGGCGTCAGCGAGGCAGTTGCGGCGTGCGGCCAGGCCGGCATTCACGCCATCATGGTCACGGGCGATCATCCCTCGACGGCGCGCGCGGTCGCCCGGGAGATCGGCCTGGGCGCGCCGGCGGCGCGCGTGATCACGGGCGACGAGATGGAAACGCTGGCCGCCCGGGGGGACGTGGTGGGCCTCACGGGCATCGACGTGGTCGCCCGGGCCACCCCCGTCCAGAAGCTGACGCTCGTCCGCGGACTGCAGCGGGGCGGCGAGATCGTCGCCGTGACGGGCGACGGGGTGAACGACGTGCCGGCCCTGCAGGCCGCCGACGTGGGCATCGCGATGGGCGAGCGCGGCACCCGGAGCGCCCGCGAGGTGGCGGCCATCGTGCTGCTCGACGACAACTTCCGCACGATCGTCCGGGCCATCAGCGAAGGCCGTCAGCTCTTCGCCAACCTGCGGACGAGCTTCCAGTACCTCCTGATGATCCACGCCCCCTTCGTGGTCTCGGCGCTCGCGATTCCGCTGTTCGGCTACCCGCTGCTCTACCTGCCGGTGCACATCGTGTGGGTCGAGCTGATCATCCATCCCTCGGCGCTGCTCGTGTTCCAGGAGCTGCCGGCCGGCCCGCTCCAGCAGCTGATGGCGCCGCGGCGGGCGATCCTGTTCCGCGCGCGCGACTGGCTGCTGATCGCACTGGTCGGCGCGATCATCACCGTGGCCGTCCTGCTGGCCTACGTGCGGAGCGCCAGCGAGCCCGGTGGCGTCGAGCACGGCCGGGCCGCGGCACTGGCCACACTGGCTCTGACCAGCGGCTTCCTGACGGCGGCGCTCAGCCGGCTTCGCACGCCCGCGGCGTGGTTGGTGTCGGTCGCCAGCGTCGCCTCGGCCGTCCTCCTCATCCAGACGCCGCCGCTGGCGCGCATCCTCCACCTCGTTCCCCTGCACGCCGAGGACTGGACGCTGGCCGTGGTGGCCGGTCTGCTGGCCGTCCTGCCCGTCGGCCTGGCCCGTGTGGCCTGGGGTAAAATGGCGGCACGCCATAGTCACGGTCGTCCACCCCGACACGCCGGAGGAGGTCATGGACGGTAA
- a CDS encoding amidohydrolase family protein, whose translation MKDGLRFVDCDMHIMEPPDLFARYLDPKFKDRVILPIGKDGRPKRGTIIVDGLPTTRDAELQQYRKRTRPGSAHSTQPLSGSRLADTGRLDFAITRDYDPVAQVMGMEMEGVDIAVLFPTTGLSLLARDNLDPQLSLALCQAYNNWIAEFCRHSPDQLKFAAMLPVHDVHLACRELVRCVRELGAVGSFIRPNLVNGHYWHSNYWEPLYSLHEELDVTWGFHEGTGAWYSHMNTLYGENRFYRHVASHWIEMQQALIAMIIGGVFEFHPKLRVGFLEAQNSWVPGLLSRIEWDYPQYRDSHAPYLTLTPKEYFRRNCWAAVEGSEPEIEATAGLIGADRMCVSTDYPHFDSNFPHVSSNLLKNVSRETAAQIFLGGAQLYGFTDADFAKADAAAASRTAAR comes from the coding sequence ATGAAGGACGGGCTCAGATTCGTCGACTGCGACATGCACATCATGGAGCCGCCCGACCTGTTCGCGCGCTACCTGGATCCGAAGTTCAAGGACCGCGTGATCCTCCCCATCGGCAAGGACGGCCGGCCCAAACGCGGCACCATCATCGTCGATGGCCTGCCCACCACCCGGGACGCCGAGCTGCAGCAGTACCGCAAGCGCACGCGGCCGGGTTCCGCGCACAGCACCCAGCCGCTCTCGGGCTCGCGGCTGGCCGACACGGGCCGGCTGGACTTCGCCATCACCCGTGACTACGACCCGGTGGCCCAGGTGATGGGCATGGAGATGGAGGGCGTGGACATCGCCGTGCTCTTCCCCACCACGGGGTTGAGCCTCCTGGCCCGCGACAACCTCGACCCGCAGCTCTCCCTGGCGCTGTGCCAGGCCTACAACAACTGGATCGCCGAGTTCTGCCGGCACAGCCCGGATCAGCTCAAGTTCGCGGCCATGCTGCCCGTGCACGACGTGCACCTGGCCTGCCGCGAGCTGGTGCGCTGCGTTCGAGAGCTGGGCGCCGTCGGCTCCTTCATCCGGCCCAACCTGGTCAACGGCCACTACTGGCACTCCAACTACTGGGAGCCGCTCTACAGCCTGCACGAGGAGCTCGACGTGACGTGGGGCTTCCACGAGGGCACCGGCGCCTGGTACTCGCACATGAACACGCTCTACGGGGAGAACCGCTTCTACCGCCACGTGGCCAGCCACTGGATCGAGATGCAGCAGGCCCTCATCGCCATGATCATCGGTGGCGTGTTCGAGTTTCACCCCAAGCTCCGGGTCGGCTTCCTGGAGGCCCAGAACTCGTGGGTGCCCGGGCTGCTCTCCCGCATCGAGTGGGACTATCCCCAGTACCGGGACAGCCACGCGCCCTATCTGACCCTCACGCCGAAGGAATATTTCCGGCGCAACTGCTGGGCGGCGGTGGAAGGCAGCGAGCCCGAGATCGAGGCCACGGCGGGGCTCATCGGGGCCGACCGCATGTGCGTCTCCACCGACTACCCGCACTTTGACTCCAACTTCCCCCATGTCTCCAGCAATCTGCTCAAGAACGTGTCGCGCGAGACCGCGGCGCAGATCTTCCTGGGCGGCGCCCAGCTCTACGGGTTCACAGACGCCGACTTCGCGAAGGCTGACGCCGCGGCGGCGAGCCGGACCGCCGCCCGATGA